Proteins from a single region of Oreochromis niloticus isolate F11D_XX linkage group LG7, O_niloticus_UMD_NMBU, whole genome shotgun sequence:
- the mphosph6 gene encoding M-phase phosphoprotein 6, with amino-acid sequence MASESVKLSKNLLRMKFMQRRLDAETKKQLEEDERRIISDEHWYLDLPELKAKENLIIEERSFVPCEDLKYGRLSFGGFNPEVEKLMALMNPREEEEEEEEDLSQMQTDITDEEMALRYESLVGSMKKKFATKRERAAQEADEENQKEVKRAFVKPQD; translated from the exons ATGGCGAGTGAGTCGGTGAAGCTGTCCAAAAATCTGCTGCGGATGAAG tTCATGCAGAGACGTCTGGACGCAGAGACGAAGAAGCAGCTGGAGGAGGACGAGCGGAGGATCATCAGTGATGAGCACTGGTACCTGGACCTGCCTGAGCTCAAGGCTAAAGA GAACCTGATCATCGAGGAGAGGAGTTTCGTTCCCTGTGAGGATCTGAAGTATGGCCGACTCTCCTTCGGAGGCTTCAATCCTGAAGTCGAG AAGCTGATGGCTCTGATGAACCctagagaggaagaggaggaggaagaggaggacctGAGCCAGATGCAGACAGACATCACAGATGAAGAAATGGCTCTGAG GTACGAGAGTTTAGTTGGAAGCATGAAGAAGAAGTTTGCGACAAAGCGAGAGCGAGCGGCGCAGGAGGCAGATGAGGAGAACCAGAAGGAGGTGAAGAGAGCGTTCGTGAAGCCTCAGGACTGA
- the snx20 gene encoding sorting nexin-20, whose product MAAQQGAEELTEADTMTPEDSPGCSSLTTKELQQNWRAVKQRERPVRLLFEIPSTRIVEHVLHKYVLYQVVVMRSGSFDSRRVSVERRYSDFSRFHHKLLEEFDEELEEVQLPRKLLSGNFSPESIGERRLALQDYLAKLYATRCVRHSPCFSAFFTEQEQRRAHGLLRAGQFRPAAELLQTVLDIQEKLLPWQKPTLLVPALAALTVCYRDLDEPEQAFSAAQRALPPVRRYGLTRYRAPLLELLVDLGYQLGRPVAQLQDELTALRDAERGRRPPTP is encoded by the exons ATGGCAGCTCAGCAGGGAGCCGAAGAGCTGACTGAGGCGGACACGATGACTCCAG AGGACTCGCCTGGCTGTTCTAGTTTAACCACGAAGGAGCTGCAGCAGAACTGGAGGGCGGTGAAGCAGCGAGAGCGACCCGTCCGGCTGCTCTTTGAGATCCCCTCCACCCGCATCGTCGAGCACGTGCTACACAAATACGTG cTCTACCAGGTGGTGGTGATGCGTTCCGGCAGCTTCGATTCCCGCCGTGTTTCGGTGGAGCGTCGCTACAGCGACTTCTCCCGCTTCCACCACAAACTCCTGGAGGAGTTTGacgaggagctggaggaggtgcaGCTGCCCCGCAAGCTGCTCTCGGGGAACTTCTCCCCCGAGAGCATCGGGGAGCGGCGCCTGGCACTGCAGGACTACCTGGCGAAGCTGTACGCCACGCGCTGCGTCAGACACTCCCCTTGCTTCTCGGCTTTCTTCACGGAGCAGGAGCAGCGGCGGGCGCATGGCCTGCTCCGGGCGGGGCAGTTCCGGCCAGCCGCGGAGCTGCTGCAGACCGTGCTGGACATCCAGGAGAAGCTGCTGCCATGGCAGAAGCCCACCCTCCTCGTACCCGCCCTCGCCGCCCTCACCGTCTGCTACCGGGACCTGGACGAACCAGAGCAGGCGTTCTCCGCCGCTCAGAGAGCGCTGCCTCCGGTGAGGCGCTATGGACTGACACGCTACAGAGCGCCGCTGCTGGAACTGCTGGTGGACCTAGGGTACCAGTTGGGCCGGCcggtggctcagctgcaggatGAGCTGACCGCTCTGAGAGACGCCGAGCGGGGGAGGCGTCCTCCCACTCCCTGA